DNA from Centroberyx gerrardi isolate f3 chromosome 20, fCenGer3.hap1.cur.20231027, whole genome shotgun sequence:
CTCTCAGCAAGGAGAATGAAACAGCAGTCATTAAGGAAAACTTATAGCCCTGATATGTGCCATTCTCTCCGGTATGGGTTTCAAGCATTTACATAAAACGTCTACTTTTAAAACTTGCTGGCACTACTCATTATTTCCTCCCATGGTGTCTTTTGGTGGAAGAACACAGAATAACTGGTGAACCGGTTTTGAAATTAGAGCTGTGTGGTGAATTGGATGTATGTATAGGCAAGGAGTGGCACCAAATGATTCAGAAAATGTCTTGCGTAATGGTGTTACCTTCTGGCCTATTGTTGTCGTTtctgctctggtttgtttacatgcGGTATAATATTGTTCGCCAGTCCAAGCCTACAAAGCGTCCCTATCCAACTATTTTATGAATTCAAATTGAACAGAATAAAGAATAGATTTCTCTCCACATCCAAGACTGTAGGCCTATATCCTTTTCAATGTCATCATATTGCAGCCTTCTTAGCCTTAATATCTGTCCCAGAACAAATGAACCAGAGTAGAAACGACAACAATGCGCAAGAAAACGCAGTCACACATTTGTGCACAACAAGGAAACAGTAAACTTCCAAATTTCGGCATGCACCAAAAGAGGAAGAACAGCACGTATCTGGGCACACCCTACAAGCTGTTAGTTGGTTCAACTGACCGTAACGTTAGGATATTATGTCACTATGCAAAGGGTGAACGTTTACAAGACAGTTTAACAAATACCGACCCTCAATAGCATTGTTGACTTCCTGGATGAACAGCTGCAGCTTCATGACGAGAGTGGCTGCGTGTGTGTCCGCCTTGCCCGGCGCATCCTTCTGCACCACCTTGAAGGCGCCGTTCACCCAGTCTTTCACATCGAAATCATCGTCCAGGAATTTAGAGAAATCCATTTGGctgtctttcttcctcactAGCGCAAACCGCTGGCTAGCATTCAGTCATACACTCTTCTTGTGTAGCCCATGTCATCGGGCCATCGCTAGCTAAACAACTAGTTTTTCCCCAACACAGGTTTCGagacaaatataaaataaatagcccaggaaaatgaaatgatcaTCACGACTAAATATATTTCTAACAAGGCAACGGCTTCCTCCAGAGTTAACTCGAAATGTCCACGGCATTCAAGAAGAGAAGTAAATTTCTTAAAGGTTTGATGTTTGCTGACTACCAGTGAGTTCAATTGACGGTTGACAGCAAATTCCTGTTTGTACTTTGTATTTACCTTCCCCAGAAACAAGCGCCAAGACAATAAAATGGCCTGCTAagtaatatactgtaataaCAGAATAGGGCTAAAATGTTATGTCAAAAAGTGTATCCGTCTGCGAAGAAAGACAAAGCGTACTTGTCCTAcagcaaagagagaggagaatataTAAAGTGCTTAATTTGAAGAGACCGTCAGTGTGTCACACACGGGAGTGTCCGTGCAGAAACCCTCACAGCTCTGCACTTTGCTTCCCTCTGGTGGCTAATGACCATATACCACCTTATGGCAACTACTTTTCATGTGAAACGAATCATCTATTTATCAAAGCAGCAACAATAGTAACACTGTATAGTATGGGGTTTCTCTGATGTTGAGGTTTGTTATTTAGAGGTTTTTGAGATCACCTCAACTGGGATGACGTTAAAGTAGACCTGATCTGGATAGACACCCTCAATGTCTTGCTGGAGCTGCCCTCTACCCCTAATTAAATcacctattaaaataaaatgcatgctGTACAGTAATACCACAGTTTCAGAGTTGCAGTGCTTCAGTATTACTGTACagcatgcattttattttaataagtGATTCCACTTTTACCATGTAATATGATTGTGGGCTGAACGTTGAAATAAGTGTAACTgtttttaagctgcaaaacaaattgcctcaatgaggacattaacattttttctAAACTAATGTAACCTAATGGCCACTGTGCTCAGTGATCCTTACCCTGGAAACTGTAGCAACCCAACAGGAAAGTCACATTATCCTTGCTAGGCGAGACTTTTATGGTGTCCCTGGTGTTAATGGAATGCATCATATTGTATGTGGTTGTTTATTCTGTGTgcttcatacatttttaaaatttttattgTCAGTATTTGGTTTTACAATATTAGACCTGTTAATCAAGCCATCCAGGTGCTCTTGGTTGTGTTGGACCTCCTGGCCACGCTCCTGTAGACTTCTGCTGCAACTCAGTGGTCTGGTCTCACTTTGCATAGCGATTCCTCTTCTCCTATCTGCCTTAGCATGGTAAAGTACAGCGGCTGCCATCATTACATGCCAACCATGTTTTGCGGAGAGGACTTTCTTGTTGTATGATTTCAACTGGTAGGTCTCTATGTTTAAAGTAGCGTCATTACACAGTcacatttcagccattttatATCTGCTGCAGTAGACATGGATCACTACACACATCCCATTTCATGATTATTATGCAAAACACACGGGCAACAAAGGAGAGCAGATGAACCCAGATGACACACTCTTCTTCCAGCTTCTAGCAGCTGCCTGGGAGAACACGACAAAGCAGAGGACACTTCAGCTCATTCAAAGAGATGGGATTTAAAGACATAATCAATGATGTTAAAGAGACAGTGTCTAAGGCGGTGTTTACCCCTGCCACTCTGATGTCTGGACGCGGGGGGCTGCACATGTGTCAGATCATTCTGTGTCTGGTCACCTTTTTCCTGGGTGCCTTTAAAGGTGAGAGCACCCATACCTACTGGAACTATGCTATGTTCACCTGGTCCTTCTGCCCCATCatgaccatcatcatcaccctgATTGAGATGTTCCTGCTCGATATCCCACTCAATATGTTTTGCATGGACTGGCCCGACTTCACCACAGGCATGGCCATGTCTTCTACCCTCATGACCCTGACTGTGGCCATTACCTATGCCAACTTCTACGCCTGCAGCAAATGCTTCTACGCCTGGCTGGTCAGTCTGTTTGCCTTCTTGTGTGGCGTGGTCTACGCGATGGAGGTGGTGAAGGATAAAATCCTGGACGGGAAAAAGGGGAGCTACCTGGCCGCTCTGCCCGGATTCTGGAAGGTTATGGAAGCCTTTGTGACCTGCATCATTTTTATCTCGCTCACTGGCTACCATGACAGGCCTGTTCTGATCTTGTGCATTGTAGCATATATCATTCCTTTCCCCATCATCCCCCTAATCATAGTCACCAACATCCTCAAGAAACTGAAGAAGTGTTTACCCTTTAACTTGGACaggtttgtgtttatttttctggTCATCTCTGTAGTGCTGTATGCATTTGCCGCTATCGTGTGGCCCATTTTCATCTTCAGGAACAATCCTCGTCCCAGTGACTGTCCAGCCAGCTACTGTATCTGGGCCATTCAGTTTATGGTTGCTTTCATGACCTATGTGAATCTCATTCTTTTCATAGTGGACCTTGTTTTTACCCTGCTTGGGATCTGTGGCTTTAAACGCACATAAACAAGACCTGTACTTTTCTCATCATTtcttaaaaatgttttctttaaacCCACACAGATTAAAAATTGTTGAGTAGAACCCTGAAACTGAGCATACATGAACATTCATTTATCCTCctgaatacaataaaatatgcaATGCTTGTAGCTTGGGCATTATCTGGGCCTCTATCTGGGTCTAATTAGTACCTGTATAATGTAAAATTAGTAAAGATGATTTACCAGGAATCCTGAAGACTTGTAAACAGTTTTGCATAGTTTTGCGTTTTGCATAGTTTTATGTGACAGTGTAATGATAGTACGAAATTCGATGAGTCTGTTTCACCACCAATGATGCTAtgcactgtacagtacatacatgcGAGATCAGGTCAGCCAATTCggtgtcttcttttaaatcacttttaaaaacacacttttaccGTTTTGCTTTTACGTGAACCCATTTTTGTCTTTCAAGTCATGTGACCTCTGATGTCTTACCTTTTTAtgtaattgtattttatttcttgtctttttatttacttatttttctctctgttttgtaaagcactttgtaactgtgttttgataagtgctatataaataaagtttattattattattattattattattattattacctatATTATGTATGATTAGACACCATACATACATCATAAACatctatacatatatacatgatGTGCACAACCCTAATGCATATAATATTTAACACAGTTTAAATTGATAAAAGCTGATGCATATACACCTACAACAGGTGCATTTATCAAAGGGGATTTCACATGCAGATCATGCATCTCATGTAGTAACATGGGGTTCATTGACCAACACACAGGCAAAGAGTGCAACATTAAATGTCTCATCACATGTAACACCACCTATGTGGTATACATTTTGCTAATGCAAAAATATACATAGGTCAAACATACCAAAGTCTCAAAATCAAACTTAACAACAGAAGTATAAAACGTGGAGACATCACATCGCCTGCAGCCTGACACTTTATAAAGTGTGAGCACATGAAGTGTATTGCAAATCACACAGGTGGTGATGCTGAAAAATCTTTATTGAGAAGGCTGTTTCTGGTTACACACCTTAAAAACATTACATCCTATTGATATGAATCAGGACTGCAATTTGATGGTCTTTCTATAAGATATTGTGTTTAAACTGAGAATTTAAATATCTTTATATTGATTGTAGTAATGTCCAATTTATGAATGGCCCAATGCCTGATGTCTTGCAGGCAACACTCTAGTTTTATGATGTGTAATTTTCCAATGTGTATTCTATATATTTTTCACTATGTTCCTGCGGTGTCagattaaatatgaaatatgtatttAGCACTGGGAATGCgtgttaaatgaatgaaattgcATTACATCTATTAGAGGGTTCCCTCCAATGAGAAACGAGGTGCATCCATCATCCAcagacactgatgaaggccaGAAGGCCgaaaatgttttgtctccaatGGGAATAAAGTGAACCTCTATTAAAGACTATTTTTGTTGAGTGTGACCTCATTTCTTCAGTAGTAGGTGCAAAGGTTTTCAATCCAGCAGGAgaacagtgtgtatgtgtgtgtgtgtgtgtgtgtgtgtgtatgtgtgtgtgtgtgtgtgtgtgtgtgtgtgtgtgtgtgtgtgagagagagagggaggggttgtCTGTATTcctgttttgtcattttagaACAAGTCATGAAGAATTGGTTGAAATTAATTTGGGTCATACTGACTTGAAGCACATAGGTGTGTTAAATATTATGGGCTGACTTTGAAATCTTTGACTTTTGAATCTTTGATTATTTTTGCTTtctaaataaatgcatttacaGAGAAGAGTGCATCTATATAATTTAATGAAATAAATGTAGACATGAATTGCAGAGAAATCTGCAatctgtacatatatatatatatatatacggaTATATAATTGTTCATGGAAAACAGACTGCCAGACTCTTAGGAGCAGTTCATGCACCCAGAGTTTTGAATAAAAAGGAGTGCCATGTGTAAACACTGATAggatgtctgtctgcctgtctatacTGTGACTTTGCTCCATCTGAGTATGAGAATTAGAGCAGCAGTAGAAACAAGGGAGGTCGGGGCATCAGCTACTGAAGAATTAGCAGCAAGTACAATTTGTATTGACAACATTACAGAGGCTTCTGTTTCCTTACTTGTGGATTAATTACTTGGAGTACCCGATTTCAACATGTGTGGCCCATTCAAGAGCTTGCAGGGCATTTTGCGCTTGCTGGAAATAATCTTCAGTGCTTTGGCTCTCATCGTCGTCATCTTCAGAGGCAAGATGACGAGCCCGTGGGGCATCTGGTGTGAGTTTGTCTGGGTTTTCTGCATCGCCGTAGCCGTGACCCTGACTGTGGTG
Protein-coding regions in this window:
- the LOC139918047 gene encoding myeloid-associated differentiation marker-like protein 2 yields the protein MGFKDIINDVKETVSKAVFTPATLMSGRGGLHMCQIILCLVTFFLGAFKGESTHTYWNYAMFTWSFCPIMTIIITLIEMFLLDIPLNMFCMDWPDFTTGMAMSSTLMTLTVAITYANFYACSKCFYAWLVSLFAFLCGVVYAMEVVKDKILDGKKGSYLAALPGFWKVMEAFVTCIIFISLTGYHDRPVLILCIVAYIIPFPIIPLIIVTNILKKLKKCLPFNLDRFVFIFLVISVVLYAFAAIVWPIFIFRNNPRPSDCPASYCIWAIQFMVAFMTYVNLILFIVDLVFTLLGICGFKRT